From the genome of Streptomyces sp. V1I1, one region includes:
- a CDS encoding DUF4333 domain-containing protein, with amino-acid sequence MTVTRLSAATSILSAVAASVLLIGCSASVNVEKPTPKLSADKLATTVAEKLAATTGQPKPHIACPEDLIGKIGNTTRCKLTAGDGSSLGVSVKVSSVDGDQINFDIKADDTASPAAN; translated from the coding sequence ATGACCGTAACCCGGTTGTCCGCAGCAACTTCGATCCTCTCGGCCGTAGCTGCCAGCGTGCTGCTCATCGGCTGCTCGGCCTCGGTCAACGTCGAAAAGCCCACGCCGAAACTGTCTGCGGACAAGCTGGCCACCACAGTCGCCGAAAAGCTCGCCGCCACAACGGGCCAGCCAAAGCCGCACATCGCCTGTCCGGAGGACCTCATCGGCAAGATCGGTAACACCACCCGGTGCAAGCTCACAGCGGGCGACGGCAGCTCCTTGGGCGTATCGGTCAAGGTGTCTTCTGTCGATGGAGACCAGATCAACTTCGACATCAAGGCCGACGACACGGCTTCCCCGGCTGCGAACTGA